A stretch of Primulina tabacum isolate GXHZ01 chromosome 13, ASM2559414v2, whole genome shotgun sequence DNA encodes these proteins:
- the LOC142523298 gene encoding serine/threonine-protein kinase SAPK7-like has translation MDKYEVVKDLGAGNFGVARLLRHKETKELVAMKYIERGHKIDENVAREIINHRSLRHPNIIRFKEVVLTPTHLAIVMEYAAGGELFDRICTAGRFSEDEGRFFFQQLISGVCYCHSMQICHRDLKLENTLLDGKPAPRLKICDFGYSKSSVLHSRPKSTVGTPAYIAPEVLNRREYDGKMADVWSCGVTLYVMLVGAYPFEDPNDPKNFRKTISRIMGVQYTIPDYVYISQDCRHLLSRIFVALPSRRISIKEIKNHPWFLKNLPSDLTETNQAVYYQKDNPSFSLQTIDEIMKIVTEAKTPPPSSRTVPGFGWGGEVDQEWESDIEEDDDNEDEYDKQVKQVHASGEFYLNSS, from the exons ATGGACAAGTACGAGGTTGTGAAGGATTTGGGAGCTGGAAATTTCGGCGTAGCCAGGCTTTTAAGGCACAAAGAAACGAAGGAACTCGTCGCCATGAAATATATCGAGCGTGGTCATAAG ATTGATGAGAATGTGGCCAGAGAAATAATCAATCACAGATCGCTTCGACATCCCAATATAATTCGCTTCAAAGAg GTTGTGTTAACACCAACACATTTGGCTATCGTGATGGAATATGCAGCCGGTGGAGAACTATTCGATCGAATCTGTACCGCCGGTAGATTTAGTGAAGATGAG GGCAGGTTCTTCTTTCAGCAGTTGATTTCTGGAGTTTGTTACTGCCACTCAATG CAAATATGTCATAGAGATTTGAAATTGGAAAACACTTTACTAGACGGAAAGCCAGCACCTCGGCTCAAAATCTGTGATTTTGGTTACTCCAAG TCATCTGTATTGCATTCGAGGCCCAAGTCAACGGTCGGCACACCGGCATATATAGCACCGGAAGTTCTCAATCGTCGAGAATATGATGGAAAG ATGGCAGATGTGTGGTCGTGTGGAGTCACACTTTACGTGATGTTGGTGGGAGCTTACCCTTTTGAAGATCCAAATGATCCGAAGAATTTCAGGAAGACAATTTCA AGGATTATGGGCGTTCAATACACGATCCCAGATTATGTCTATATttctcaagattgtaggcaccTTTTATCGCGTATTTTTGTCGCACTTCCATCCCGG AGAATCAGCATAAAAGAGATAAAAAATCATCCTTGGTTCTTGAAGAATTTGCCAAGCGATCTTACTGAAACTAATCAAGCAGTGTACTACCAGAAGGATAATCCTAGTTTTTCccttcaaaccattgatgaaatAATGAAGATAGTTACTGAAGCCAAAACTCCACCTCCCTCATCTAGAACAGTTCCGGGCTTCGGTTGGGGAGGAGAAGTGGATCAAGAATGGGAGTCCGATATagaagaagatgatgacaaCGAAGATGAGTATGATAAACAAGTGAAGCAGGTTCATGCAAGTGGAGAGTTCTATCTTAATTCATCATGA
- the LOC142522244 gene encoding tubby-like F-box protein 5 isoform X1, whose protein sequence is MSFKSIVRELKDMKDEIGSLSRKGIEGRLWRNRTGSYVAPDVVVPSEPIQQGRWANLPPELLLDIIRRVEESETSWPARTVVVFCASVCKCWREITKEIVKTPEECGKLTFPISLKQPGPRDSPIQCFIKRDRTTSTYCLYFGLTPSENESDKLLLAAKKIRRATSTDFIISLVADDFSRASNTYLGKLRSNFLGTKFTIYDSQPPKDAAIQHTTRLSRRFSARQVSPRLPAFNYSIATMSYELNVLRKRGPRRLHCVIHSIPVSSIQEGGTAPTPTSFPLCVDENTSSPLTAKGSEPSTHFSSPNLLSLPEALVLKNKAPRWHEQLQCWCLNFRGRVTVASVKNFQLVAVVDPSLNIPAAEQEKVILQFGKIGKDIFTMDYRYPLSAFQAFAICLSSYDGKPACE, encoded by the exons ATGTCATTTAAGAGCATTGTTCGAGAGCTTAAGGATATGAAAGATGAGATTGGCAGCCTATCACGGAAAGGGATTGAGGGGAGGCTTTGGCGAAACCGAACTGGGTCATATGTAGCCCCTGATGTAGTAGTTCCTTCCGAGCCAATCCAACAAGGGCGGTGGGCAAATTTACCTCCGGAATTGCTTTTGGACATTATTCGAAGGGTTGAAGAGAGCGAGACTTCGTGGCCTGCGAGGACCGTTGTTGTCTTTTGTGCTTCAGTTTGTAAATGTTGGAGAGAGATCACCAAGGAGATCGTCAAAACACCTGAGGAATGTGGGAAGCTTACCTTCCCTATTTCATTGAAGCAG CCGGGGCCGCGAGATAGTCCAATCCAATGCTTTATCAAGAGGGATAGGACAACTTCCACTTACTGCCTCTATTTTGGTCTGACCCCAT CCGAGAACGAGAGTGATAAATTACTGTTGGCAGCCAAAAAGATCAGAAGGGCAACAAGCACAGACTTCATAATTTCTTTGGTTGCGGATGATTTTTCTCGAGCCAGCAATACATATCTTGGAAAACTTAG GTCTAATTTTTTGGGAACCAAGTTCACTATATATGATAGTCAACCCCCAAAAGATGCTGCAATTCAACATACTACTCGGCTGAGTCGAAGATTTAGCGCTAGACAAGTATCTCCAAGATTACCTGCATTTAACTATAGCATAGCCACAATGTCCTATGAGCTCAATGTTCTTCGAAAAAGAGGTCCCAGGAGATTGCATTGTGTAATCCATTCAATTCCCGTCTCATCTATTCAAGAAGGTGGCACCGCCCCAACTCCAACATCATTTCCTCTGTGTGTTGATGAAAATACCTCATCCCCACTGACTGCTAAAGGAAGCGAGCCAAGCACGCATTTCAGCTCTCCAAATCTTTTGAGTTTGCCGGAGGCACTTGTTCTTAAAAACAAAGCCCCGAGATGGCACGAGCAATTACAATGCTGGTGCCTGAATTTCAGAGGTCGCGTCACTGTAGCATCTGTTAAGAATTTCCAGCTCGTGGCAGTTGTGGATCCTTCACTTAACATCCCTGCTGCAGAACAAGAAAAGGTGATTCTACAGTTTGGAAAGATTGGAAAAGATATCTTTACTATGGAT
- the LOC142522786 gene encoding ferrochelatase-2, chloroplastic-like — protein MNQSSMNIRIQTPSPPLLLPRAKLSSQGTRPCNRVQLEALSNYNLAKRSLATRCYLGWPRTLVTMAQPLHTNSSQPGALATPGSQEVSTSIVGNEKLGVLLLNLGGPETLEDVQPFLFNLFADPDIIRLPRPFRFLQKPLAQFVSVVRSPKSKEGYASIGGGSPLRRITDAQAEELKKALYAKNVLANVYVGMRYWHPFTEEAIEQIKRDKITKLVVLPLYPQFSISTSGSSLRLLENIFREDEYLVNMQHTVIPSWYQREGYIKAMGDLIEKELGNFDRPEEVMIFFSAHGVPLAYVEDAGDPYKAEMEECVDLIMEELEKRRIDNTYTLAYQSRVGPVEWLKPYTDETIIELGRKGVKSLLAVPISFVSEHIETLEEIDVEYKELALESGIENWGRVPALGCEPTFILDLADAVIESLPYVGAMAVSNLEARQSLVPLGSVEELLAAYDSQRRELPPPVLVWEWGWTKSAETWNGRAAMLAVLVLLVLEVTTGEGFLHQWGVLSLFR, from the exons ATGAAccaatcatcaatgaatatacgAATTCAGACCCCTTCTCCTCCACT ACTACTGCCGCGGGCCAAACTTTCTTCCCAGGGGACACGTCCTTGCAATAGAGTACAATTGGAGGCTTTGTCCAATTATAATTTGGCAAAGCGATCCCTGGCTACAAGATGTTACCTGGGATGGCCCAGGACACTTGTAACTATGGCACAACCATTGCACACGAACTCATCACAGCCAGGAGCACTGGCCACTCCTGGATCTCAAGAAGTGTCTACTTCAATTGTTGGTAATGAAAAGTTAGGAGTTCTATTACTTAATCTTGGAGGCCCTGAAACTCTAGAAGATGTGCAGCCATTCCTGTTTAACCTTTTTGCTGATCCG GATATAATTCGACTGCCAAGGCCATTTCGTTTTCTTCAAAAGCCTCTGGCACAGTTCGTATCTGTTGTTAGATCTCCTAAAAGCAAAGAAGGCTATGCTTCAATAGGTGGCGGTTCTCCTCTGCGGCGTATTACTGATGCCCAG GCCGAGGAGTTGAAAAAGGCACTATATGCTAAGAATGTCCTTGCAAATGTGTATGTTGGTATGCGTTACTGGCATCCATTTACTGAAGAAGCTATTGAACAG ATTAAGCGAGACAAAATTACAAAACTCGTTGTACTTCCTCTCTACCCccaattttcaatatcaactaGTGGTTCAAGCCTTCGGCTTCTGGAGAATATATTCAG GGAGGATGAATATCTAGTGAACATGCAACACACTGTCATTCCTTCATGGTATCAGCGTGAAGGATATATAAAAGCTATGGGAGACTTGATTGAGAAGGAGTTGGGAAATTTTGATCGCCCAGAGGAG GTGATGATTTTTTTTAGTGCTCACGGGGTACCTCTTGCATACGTGGAGGATGCTGGTGATCCATACAAGGCTGAAATGGAGGAATGCGTGGACTTGATTATGGAAGAACTGGAAAAGAGAAGGATAGACAACACATATACCCTTGCCTATCAG AGTAGGGTTGGGCCAGTAGAGTGGCTGAAGCCATACACGGATGAGACAATAATTGAGCTTGGAAGGAAAGGAGTGAAGAGTCTCTTGGCTGTCCCAATTAG TTTTGTGAGCGAACATATTGAGACATTAGAGGAAATAGATGTTGAATACAAGGAGTTGGCTTTAGAATCTGGCATAGAGAACTGGGGACGCGTTCCAGCACTTGGCTGTGAACCTACTTTCATTTTGGATTTGGCTGATGCAGTAATTGAAAGTCTTCCATATGTTGGAGCAATGGCCGTCTCCAATCTTGAAGCTCGACAG TCATTAGTTCCACTTGGAAGTGTCGAAGAGCTTCTTGCTGCATATGATTCACAGCGTAGGGAGTTACCTCCCCCTGTGCTTGTTTGGGAATGGGGCTGGACAAAAAGTGCAGAAACATGGAATGGAAGGGCAGCAATGCTGGCTGTACTAGTTCTACTGGTGCTTGAAGTGACCACTGGAGAAGGTTTTTTACATCAGTGGGGTGTTTTGTCCTTGTTTCGATGA
- the LOC142522244 gene encoding tubby-like F-box protein 5 isoform X2 → MKDEIGSLSRKGIEGRLWRNRTGSYVAPDVVVPSEPIQQGRWANLPPELLLDIIRRVEESETSWPARTVVVFCASVCKCWREITKEIVKTPEECGKLTFPISLKQPGPRDSPIQCFIKRDRTTSTYCLYFGLTPSENESDKLLLAAKKIRRATSTDFIISLVADDFSRASNTYLGKLRSNFLGTKFTIYDSQPPKDAAIQHTTRLSRRFSARQVSPRLPAFNYSIATMSYELNVLRKRGPRRLHCVIHSIPVSSIQEGGTAPTPTSFPLCVDENTSSPLTAKGSEPSTHFSSPNLLSLPEALVLKNKAPRWHEQLQCWCLNFRGRVTVASVKNFQLVAVVDPSLNIPAAEQEKVILQFGKIGKDIFTMDYRYPLSAFQAFAICLSSYDGKPACE, encoded by the exons ATGAAAGATGAGATTGGCAGCCTATCACGGAAAGGGATTGAGGGGAGGCTTTGGCGAAACCGAACTGGGTCATATGTAGCCCCTGATGTAGTAGTTCCTTCCGAGCCAATCCAACAAGGGCGGTGGGCAAATTTACCTCCGGAATTGCTTTTGGACATTATTCGAAGGGTTGAAGAGAGCGAGACTTCGTGGCCTGCGAGGACCGTTGTTGTCTTTTGTGCTTCAGTTTGTAAATGTTGGAGAGAGATCACCAAGGAGATCGTCAAAACACCTGAGGAATGTGGGAAGCTTACCTTCCCTATTTCATTGAAGCAG CCGGGGCCGCGAGATAGTCCAATCCAATGCTTTATCAAGAGGGATAGGACAACTTCCACTTACTGCCTCTATTTTGGTCTGACCCCAT CCGAGAACGAGAGTGATAAATTACTGTTGGCAGCCAAAAAGATCAGAAGGGCAACAAGCACAGACTTCATAATTTCTTTGGTTGCGGATGATTTTTCTCGAGCCAGCAATACATATCTTGGAAAACTTAG GTCTAATTTTTTGGGAACCAAGTTCACTATATATGATAGTCAACCCCCAAAAGATGCTGCAATTCAACATACTACTCGGCTGAGTCGAAGATTTAGCGCTAGACAAGTATCTCCAAGATTACCTGCATTTAACTATAGCATAGCCACAATGTCCTATGAGCTCAATGTTCTTCGAAAAAGAGGTCCCAGGAGATTGCATTGTGTAATCCATTCAATTCCCGTCTCATCTATTCAAGAAGGTGGCACCGCCCCAACTCCAACATCATTTCCTCTGTGTGTTGATGAAAATACCTCATCCCCACTGACTGCTAAAGGAAGCGAGCCAAGCACGCATTTCAGCTCTCCAAATCTTTTGAGTTTGCCGGAGGCACTTGTTCTTAAAAACAAAGCCCCGAGATGGCACGAGCAATTACAATGCTGGTGCCTGAATTTCAGAGGTCGCGTCACTGTAGCATCTGTTAAGAATTTCCAGCTCGTGGCAGTTGTGGATCCTTCACTTAACATCCCTGCTGCAGAACAAGAAAAGGTGATTCTACAGTTTGGAAAGATTGGAAAAGATATCTTTACTATGGAT